ACGAATCGGTGGGTTCGAAACGGAGATTGCCCTGGTCACCCTGGCCCCTGAACTGGAGGGAGCCGCTGCGGTGATCGAACGGCTGCAGGACCTGGGAATCAACGTGGCCCTCGGCCACAGCGCCGCCAATGACGAACAGGCCCGCGCCGGATTCGATCAGGGGGTGGGCATGCTCACCCATGCCTTCAACGCGATGCCGGGCTTGCACCACCGGGCACCGGGCCCCCTCGGAGAGGCCTGCCGTCGCGGCGGGATTGCCCTGGGGCTGATTGCCGATGGTGTGCACGTGCACCCCACGATGGCCGCACTGCTGCAACGGCTGGCGCCGGAGCAGATTGTGCTGGTGAGCGATGCCTTGGCCCCCTACGGCCTAACCGACGGGAAACACCGCTGGGACGAACGGGTGCTGCTGGTGGAAAAGGGCACCTGCCGTCTCAACGACGGCACCCTGGCGGGGGTGACCCTGCCGCAACTGGAGGGGGTGAAACGGCTGGCCCGCTGGAGCAATGCCCCCAGTGCTGCGATCTGGAGCGCGACAGTGGCGCCGAGACGGGTGATTGGCGATGCAACGCAGTGCATGGACGCCCTGATGGGACGACCTCTGACGCAGCTGCTGCGCTGGCGCGAAGAGGAGGATGATCTGCACTGGGCCTGCGCTGCTTAGGATCCCGCCGACGCAAACCCTTCCGCCATGGCCCCCGATCAGCTGCTGGAGCAGAAACAGGCCGAGAAGAAAGAGGTGAAGGGCTATTTCGAAACCACGGGTTTCGACCGCTGGAACCGCATCTACAGCGACAGCGATGACGTGAACAAGGTGCAGCGCAACATCCGCATCGGTCACCAGAAAACCGTTGATGAAGTGCTGGCCTGGATCCAGGAGAGCGGTGAACTGAGCCAGGCGAGCTTCTGCGACGCCGGCTGCGGCGTGGGCAGCCTGAGCCTGCCGCTGGCGGCCATGGGAGCGGGCTCGATCAGCGCCAGCGACATCTCCGAAGCCATGGCCCAGGAAGCAGAGCGCCGGGCCCGCGAAGCTGGCCTCGACATGGCCAAGCTGAACTTCTTCGCCAGCGACCTAGAAAGCCTGAGCGGCTCGTTCCACACCGTGTGCTGCCTGGATGTGTTCATCCATTACCCCCAGCAGCCGGCCGAGGAGATGGTGA
The Synechococcus sp. PROS-U-1 DNA segment above includes these coding regions:
- a CDS encoding N-acetylglucosamine-6-phosphate deacetylase, with the protein product MAAEASVALMHRITNVRLPAPLPGEGDQRYAIDLNDQGLICRIGAMEADERTADADWNGNWLSPRGVDLQINGGLGLAFPELTPADLPRLEELLDLLWRDGVEAIAPTLVTCGIAPLRQALAVLQQARQQHPPGRCRLLGAHLEGPFLAEARRGAHPREHLANPSLEALEERIGGFETEIALVTLAPELEGAAAVIERLQDLGINVALGHSAANDEQARAGFDQGVGMLTHAFNAMPGLHHRAPGPLGEACRRGGIALGLIADGVHVHPTMAALLQRLAPEQIVLVSDALAPYGLTDGKHRWDERVLLVEKGTCRLNDGTLAGVTLPQLEGVKRLARWSNAPSAAIWSATVAPRRVIGDATQCMDALMGRPLTQLLRWREEEDDLHWACAA
- the bchM gene encoding magnesium protoporphyrin IX methyltransferase, producing MAPDQLLEQKQAEKKEVKGYFETTGFDRWNRIYSDSDDVNKVQRNIRIGHQKTVDEVLAWIQESGELSQASFCDAGCGVGSLSLPLAAMGAGSISASDISEAMAQEAERRAREAGLDMAKLNFFASDLESLSGSFHTVCCLDVFIHYPQQPAEEMVKHLCSLTEQRLIVSFAPYTPLLALLKGIGQLFPGPSKTTRAYTLKEDGIVKAAEACGFKLVRRSLNKAPFYFSRLIEFRKA